One genomic region from Metallosphaera tengchongensis encodes:
- a CDS encoding MFS transporter, with amino-acid sequence MNSEVYKISFSAFFADLGYQAVVASFPIILVFQFHLPIYIYGIVESFSYGVGLIFSFLGGYLSDKYGSKRIAIFGNLLVTLLSFTGLAQNSLEAIGFFLSGWFMRNFRSPARRTMLVQVTQEGERGRAFATLHSLDFLGGLIAVVYLSTSLYLHLPFYLILPMTAIPILISSLFLFLTKVGDKTSGSKPKTRVIGSVALASMLFGISTYSPGFPIITVTQSTAQTYLGTLTYGFYLGASSGFAMLLSRLNVKDNVGLISGYLVTAVASAGFIPLFSFREVGLYPLVVMLGIGSAFAETFEPNMISKVSGGKVGTGMGVLSLSRGVGYFIGNTVMGVLYTFSYAYAYGFASLVALTSALIIYFMVRG; translated from the coding sequence ATGAACTCTGAAGTCTATAAGATATCCTTCTCAGCATTCTTTGCGGATCTAGGATACCAGGCTGTTGTAGCCTCGTTTCCTATCATTTTGGTATTCCAGTTTCACTTGCCAATATACATTTACGGTATAGTGGAGAGCTTTTCATATGGTGTGGGACTGATATTCTCCTTTCTTGGGGGATACTTGTCTGACAAGTACGGAAGTAAGAGAATAGCCATATTCGGGAACCTCCTAGTTACACTTCTGTCATTTACTGGGTTAGCCCAGAACAGCTTAGAGGCTATAGGTTTCTTCCTATCAGGATGGTTCATGAGGAACTTCCGCAGTCCAGCCAGGAGAACGATGCTGGTCCAAGTTACGCAGGAGGGAGAGAGGGGCAGAGCCTTTGCCACCCTTCATTCCTTGGACTTCCTAGGAGGCCTCATAGCTGTAGTTTACCTCTCAACATCCCTCTATCTTCACTTACCCTTCTATTTGATCTTACCTATGACTGCAATCCCAATACTCATTAGCTCTCTCTTCCTCTTCCTGACGAAAGTAGGGGACAAGACCTCAGGGAGTAAGCCTAAAACTAGGGTCATTGGAAGCGTTGCCTTAGCTTCAATGCTTTTCGGAATTAGTACCTACAGTCCAGGTTTTCCCATCATAACTGTTACGCAGTCCACTGCCCAAACCTACTTGGGTACCCTAACGTACGGTTTCTACTTGGGGGCTTCCTCAGGCTTCGCCATGCTTCTGTCTAGACTAAACGTTAAGGACAATGTAGGGCTTATCTCCGGTTACCTGGTTACGGCAGTTGCCAGTGCAGGTTTCATCCCACTCTTCTCCTTTAGGGAAGTTGGTCTCTACCCTCTTGTGGTAATGCTTGGGATAGGGAGTGCCTTCGCTGAGACCTTTGAACCTAACATGATTTCCAAAGTATCTGGAGGTAAAGTAGGTACTGGTATGGGTGTTCTCTCCCTGTCGAGGGGCGTTGGATACTTCATCGGAAATACGGTGATGGGAGTACTATATACCTTTAGTTACGCTTACGCTTATGGTTTCGCATCCCTCGTAGCTTTAACTTCAGCTCTGATAATATACTTCATGGTGAGAGGATGA
- a CDS encoding MFS transporter yields the protein MDSRGREVLLLLVWGDLLINYVETMVVPAIPTIQNDFSISSTLASWITSAFIIVGAVVSPIFGKLADLYGRKKMYLISLGSYLIAVGLAGFSPTIYTLIGARAIQGLGYGIFPVGLAIITDVLPPEDVATAQGLLSGSVGIGTALGLIVGAYIDQNLGWQYAFHTAFFLSLAFFVVILLGLKDTGTRVKQSIDYVGATLITLGMVLILVYITEGPSLGWLNYENLTMLTLGLLLVLAFIPVELRVRDPLVDMRLMRIRNVMVSNLVGIVSSIALMIMYFGIIYYAQLPPPFGLGLDIFSAGLTLAPATVVMLIVGPIVGKLTGDIGPKPLLLVGSVISVMGFLLLISNRSSSQALVEDVIVAGTGMISIIIPLINMIAVSLPETARGIGLGVNTLLRNLGASIGPVLATSIMTSYKDPYVFMLNGKILSISFYPSRTAFDVMFEVAILVIVVNLGISLATKNYRLREKRGKIEADVRSR from the coding sequence ATGGATTCAAGGGGTCGTGAGGTACTGCTTCTTCTCGTATGGGGAGACCTACTGATAAACTACGTTGAGACCATGGTTGTCCCAGCCATACCTACCATTCAGAACGACTTCTCAATCAGCTCAACTCTAGCTTCCTGGATAACCTCGGCCTTCATAATAGTCGGCGCAGTCGTTTCGCCCATTTTCGGAAAGCTCGCTGACCTCTATGGTAGAAAGAAAATGTACTTGATATCTTTAGGCTCCTACTTGATAGCTGTGGGATTGGCTGGTTTCTCTCCGACCATTTACACCCTCATTGGGGCTAGGGCTATCCAGGGGTTAGGGTACGGAATATTTCCCGTGGGTCTAGCAATTATAACTGACGTGCTCCCTCCAGAGGACGTAGCTACTGCTCAAGGGCTCCTCTCAGGTTCAGTTGGAATAGGAACGGCACTAGGTTTGATCGTGGGAGCGTACATTGATCAGAACTTAGGCTGGCAGTACGCGTTCCACACGGCGTTCTTTCTATCTCTGGCTTTCTTTGTAGTAATACTGCTCGGGCTAAAGGATACGGGAACTAGAGTGAAACAGAGCATTGATTACGTGGGGGCGACGCTGATAACCCTAGGTATGGTCCTCATCCTAGTCTACATAACTGAAGGTCCTTCCTTAGGCTGGCTAAACTATGAGAACCTGACAATGCTTACCCTTGGTCTGCTTCTGGTCTTGGCGTTCATTCCAGTAGAGCTGAGGGTAAGAGACCCATTAGTTGACATGAGGCTGATGAGGATAAGGAATGTAATGGTCTCCAACTTAGTGGGCATAGTTAGTAGTATCGCTCTAATGATTATGTACTTCGGGATCATATACTACGCTCAGCTCCCTCCACCCTTTGGGTTGGGCCTGGACATATTTTCTGCAGGGCTAACCCTAGCCCCTGCCACTGTGGTGATGTTGATAGTTGGACCCATAGTTGGAAAATTGACGGGGGACATAGGTCCTAAACCCCTCCTGTTAGTGGGCTCAGTGATCTCAGTCATGGGCTTTCTCCTGCTCATCTCCAATAGGTCTTCGTCCCAAGCCTTGGTTGAGGACGTGATAGTCGCAGGGACAGGGATGATCTCAATAATCATTCCGTTGATAAACATGATAGCCGTATCCCTACCTGAAACTGCCAGGGGAATCGGGTTAGGCGTAAATACTCTCCTCAGAAATCTTGGAGCTTCAATAGGGCCTGTTCTGGCAACCTCCATAATGACTTCCTACAAGGACCCATACGTGTTCATGCTTAACGGAAAAATTTTGAGCATTTCGTTCTACCCGAGCAGAACTGCTTTCGACGTGATGTTTGAGGTCGCCATATTGGTAATAGTCGTCAATCTAGGGATATCTCTAGCAACTAAAAACTATAGGCTTAGGGAGAAGAGAGGAAAGATCGAGGCGGACGTCAGGAGCAGGTGA
- the cpsA gene encoding carboxypeptidase CpsA, with amino-acid sequence MSQMLEDARQVERKVIELRRQIHRNPELSYQEYETAKLVAQYLRDLGVEVYEGVGLPTAVLGVIRGKRSGKTVALRADMDALPVNEETGLPFSSSKPGVMHACGHDAHTAMLLGAATVLMRHLDQIGEVRLIFQPAEEDGGRGGALPMIEHGVMKGVDYVFGLHVMSRYPTGTLATRGGPLMASPDSFRVDVVGRGGHGSAPHETVDPVYISALIVNSLQSIRSRLIDPLEPFVLSVTSIHSGTKDNIIPDRAVMEGTIRTLNEEVRRKALDSFKTLVKAICEAYNAECIVSFKENAYPVTVNDHETTKRAMEILRELPGVDVKETQPVMGGEDFSRFLQLAKGSFIFLGTKNESKGIVYPNHSSKFTVDEDALKIGVASLALLAMKFSTEVD; translated from the coding sequence ATGTCACAAATGCTGGAAGATGCGCGACAAGTGGAAAGGAAAGTAATAGAGCTCAGGAGGCAAATCCACAGAAATCCAGAACTTTCCTATCAGGAATATGAAACTGCTAAACTAGTGGCCCAATACCTTAGGGACTTGGGAGTGGAAGTTTATGAAGGGGTGGGTTTACCTACTGCAGTCCTGGGAGTAATTAGGGGAAAGAGGAGTGGCAAGACCGTAGCGTTGAGGGCAGATATGGACGCTCTTCCAGTGAACGAAGAGACCGGCTTACCCTTTTCCTCCTCTAAGCCCGGTGTAATGCATGCGTGTGGGCATGACGCTCACACTGCCATGTTGCTTGGGGCCGCTACCGTCCTGATGAGACATCTGGATCAGATAGGTGAGGTGAGGCTAATCTTCCAACCTGCCGAGGAGGATGGAGGTAGAGGAGGCGCTCTACCCATGATAGAGCACGGAGTGATGAAAGGTGTGGATTACGTCTTTGGCCTTCACGTCATGTCCAGGTATCCCACAGGAACGTTAGCCACTAGAGGAGGTCCACTTATGGCATCACCCGATTCGTTCAGGGTGGACGTAGTGGGGAGAGGAGGTCACGGGTCTGCCCCACATGAGACGGTCGATCCGGTCTACATCTCAGCTTTGATAGTAAATTCCTTGCAATCCATCAGGTCTAGGCTAATTGACCCACTGGAACCCTTTGTCCTCTCGGTAACAAGCATACACTCGGGTACTAAGGATAACATTATACCAGACAGGGCAGTTATGGAAGGTACCATTAGAACCCTTAACGAGGAGGTGAGGAGGAAGGCCTTAGACTCTTTTAAGACCTTGGTCAAGGCTATATGTGAGGCGTACAACGCAGAATGTATAGTCTCCTTCAAAGAGAACGCCTATCCCGTTACAGTCAACGACCATGAAACCACTAAAAGGGCTATGGAGATCCTCAGGGAATTACCTGGAGTAGATGTGAAGGAGACTCAACCTGTGATGGGTGGAGAGGACTTCTCTAGGTTCCTTCAACTGGCTAAGGGCAGTTTCATCTTCCTAGGCACTAAAAATGAGAGCAAGGGCATAGTTTACCCAAACCACAGTTCAAAATTCACTGTGGACGAGGACGCTCTGAAGATAGGAGTTGCCTCTTTAGCTTTACTGGCAATGAAGTTCAGTACTGAGGTGGACTAG
- a CDS encoding 5-formyltetrahydrofolate cyclo-ligase, with the protein MSERDRKQKIRETVWRLLEEKGVASFPLPVWGRIPNFKGSSTAAELLINTPEFKGAKVIKSNPDSPQAPVRERVLRRRKLLLVPTPRLKGEFFLFSERAWENPREASRISNFSRFGDRIPLREIPDVDLIIVGSVAVSGDGNRVGKGEGYSELEYAILREQGKVSEKVPVVTTVHSLQVLDQIPWEPFDVPLDVIVTEREVMRVKGVRQKPKGLLLEYLTKEKVLDTPYLLSYLRDTGRLEEILTREKA; encoded by the coding sequence GTGTCGGAAAGGGACAGAAAGCAAAAAATTAGGGAGACCGTATGGAGGCTGCTCGAGGAAAAGGGAGTCGCCTCTTTCCCATTACCAGTATGGGGTAGGATCCCTAACTTTAAGGGGAGCTCCACGGCAGCCGAGCTCTTGATCAATACTCCAGAGTTTAAGGGGGCAAAGGTGATAAAGTCTAACCCAGACTCGCCCCAAGCACCGGTAAGGGAAAGGGTTCTAAGGCGGAGGAAGCTTCTCCTAGTCCCCACACCAAGGTTGAAAGGGGAGTTCTTCCTATTCTCCGAAAGGGCATGGGAAAATCCAAGGGAAGCCTCCAGGATATCCAACTTTTCTAGGTTTGGGGACAGGATACCCCTGAGAGAAATACCAGACGTTGACCTAATAATAGTAGGATCAGTAGCTGTCTCCGGGGACGGAAACAGGGTGGGGAAAGGAGAGGGGTACAGCGAGTTAGAGTACGCAATCCTAAGAGAACAAGGGAAGGTGAGCGAAAAGGTCCCAGTGGTCACAACTGTTCATTCACTTCAGGTTCTAGATCAAATTCCATGGGAGCCCTTTGACGTCCCTTTGGACGTGATAGTGACTGAGAGAGAGGTGATGAGAGTTAAAGGTGTAAGGCAGAAGCCAAAAGGTCTCCTTTTGGAATATTTAACTAAGGAGAAGGTTTTAGACACTCCATACTTGCTAAGTTACTTGAGGGACACAGGAAGACTGGAAGAAATATTAACTAGAGAAAAGGCTTAA
- the speB gene encoding agmatinase → MRQIDALKSPRFAQISTYARLPMCNDEREEATFMGIPFDDATTYRPGARFGPMGIRDGSRLLRPYNPFQEVYPFEELNACDGGDVDVVPGHIEDTMSRIEEVLSKKMEKSTLFLAGGDHSVTLPILRAVNRVHGKVNLIHFDSHYDFWDSHWGKKYDHGTWLRRALEEGLLKNVIQVGIRGSLFSHEDVEDSKRLGVSSFNVRDVKLSRERVLQAIQGLQGPTYISFDIDVVDPAYAPGTGTPEVGGLTSFEALEIIRSLEVNLVGFDVVEVSPPYDVSEITSMLASNLIYEAMSLKARMNRVGKGQKAKN, encoded by the coding sequence ATGAGGCAAATAGACGCCCTTAAATCACCTAGGTTCGCCCAGATTTCAACTTACGCCAGACTACCCATGTGTAACGATGAGAGGGAGGAGGCGACATTCATGGGGATACCCTTTGACGATGCTACCACCTACAGACCCGGTGCTAGGTTCGGCCCCATGGGGATAAGGGATGGCTCCAGGCTCCTGAGACCTTACAACCCGTTTCAAGAAGTCTACCCCTTCGAGGAGCTGAACGCGTGTGATGGGGGAGACGTTGACGTTGTACCAGGACACATAGAGGACACCATGAGTAGGATAGAAGAAGTGCTGTCAAAAAAGATGGAGAAATCCACCCTCTTCCTAGCAGGAGGAGACCACTCAGTAACGTTGCCCATATTGAGGGCAGTCAACAGAGTCCACGGAAAGGTTAACCTAATCCACTTCGATTCGCACTATGACTTTTGGGACTCTCACTGGGGCAAGAAATACGACCACGGAACTTGGCTGAGGAGGGCCCTGGAGGAGGGCCTCCTTAAGAACGTGATTCAAGTTGGGATAAGAGGTTCACTGTTCTCCCACGAGGACGTGGAGGACTCTAAAAGGCTAGGGGTATCTTCCTTTAACGTAAGGGACGTAAAGCTAAGTAGGGAAAGGGTTCTACAAGCCATTCAAGGGCTTCAGGGCCCCACCTACATCTCCTTTGACATCGACGTGGTTGATCCAGCTTATGCCCCAGGAACTGGGACTCCGGAGGTAGGTGGATTGACATCCTTTGAAGCGCTGGAAATTATCAGGAGCTTGGAGGTTAACCTTGTGGGATTTGATGTGGTTGAAGTCTCTCCACCCTATGATGTAAGCGAGATCACGTCAATGTTGGCATCAAATCTCATATATGAAGCAATGAGCTTAAAGGCTAGGATGAACCGTGTCGGAAAGGGACAGAAAGCAAAAAATTAG
- a CDS encoding antibiotic biosynthesis monooxygenase family protein codes for MINVGFYYRVKKGHEKEFEDTFSGVLDHLKRNYKGFKDAKLYRSVTDPQEYLIYSEWEDMDSFRKFIVSQAYRDTTSYGKTIIEGRPTHRVFQVVNE; via the coding sequence ATGATCAACGTCGGGTTTTATTACAGGGTTAAGAAAGGTCACGAAAAGGAATTTGAGGACACCTTCTCAGGGGTCTTAGACCATCTCAAACGGAACTACAAGGGTTTCAAAGACGCCAAGCTTTACAGGAGTGTGACAGACCCCCAAGAGTATCTCATATATAGTGAATGGGAGGACATGGACTCGTTCAGGAAGTTCATAGTTAGCCAAGCGTATAGAGACACCACTTCCTACGGGAAGACCATTATAGAGGGCAGGCCTACTCACAGGGTGTTCCAGGTAGTCAATGAATAG